From Verrucomicrobiia bacterium:
CGCCACCGCTTCACGGGAACCTTCGCCAGCGTCATAAGCCACAAGTATCCGCTCCCGCAAATCCAACGAAATCGTCTTCACCTCTTCCTCTTACCTTCCACCCTCAGAAAAGGCTACAGTTTTATTTAAAACGCTCTAAAGTCCTCATCACCCGAGGCTGATACGTAGGCTTGAGGCATTTTCCCGTTCCTTCATGCTCCGTCCGTGCTCGAAAACACTCAGCCACTCAATTACCGCATTGCTACGAACACCGATGGCCTTGCCGTCGAGCGACTCGTCTTCAGCGTCCTTGGCGAATACGGCCTGGCACCTGAACCCGATGGCGTGGATCGCGATCTGCGCGATCTCGAAGGCTTTTATCTGAACCGTGGCGGCTGGTTCGGTGTGTGGGCAGATGCGCAAGGCACCGTCTTCGGCTCGGCTGGAATAGGTCGTGTGGATGACCACACTTGCGAACTGCGCAAAATGTATCTGCACCCGAGCCAGCGTGGTAAAGGGCAGGGGAAAGCCATCCTCGAGCGCGCTCTTACCGAAGCCAAACGCCTCGGTTACCAGCGCGTGATCTTGGAGACAGCTACCATTCTGAAAGAAGCTGTGTCACTCTATGAACGCCACGGCTTCCGCAAGACCGAACCCGAAGGCCACACCGCCAAGCGTTGCGACCTGGTCATGGCCCGCCCTCTATAGGTCGATCCGTGGCTAAAAACTCCGTGCCCTCCGTGACACCGTGGTGATTCATTTCCCCGCGCACCTCGCCCCGTCACTCCCTTGACTCTTCGGCTCCCTCGTCCTGAAGGCCACCGTCAGCGGATTCTCCTTTTGCTCCACCACATCCGCAATCAGATCACCCATCACGGGTGCGAACTTGAACGCATGCCCGCTATCACCCGCCGCCACGACTAGGCCAGGCCGGTTCACATCGCGATCGATCCAGAACCGCCCATCAAACGTATCGCAGTAAAGACACAACCGCGTGCTGACTAACGGCGCCTCCGCCAACTGTGGCAAAAACTCACTCAAGAATCCGCGCGCCATCGCGATCTCATCCGCATTCACCTCACGCAATCCATCTGGATGAATGCGCCGTCCCGGCCCGTGATTCGCGATCTTCAACATCCCATCCTCCAACGCCGGAAACCCATACCAACCCGTCCGCGCGATGTCCGCCGCCCACATTGGAAAATGCGGCGCTTGATACGCCTTCACATCCATCACCTTGAAATGAAACACCGGCTGCCCCGTCGTCCACATCACATTGCTGAGATGCGGTAACATCGCAGGCGTCCACGCACCCGTCGTTAGCAGCACCATATCGCCCCGATGCCTCTCTCCGCGCGCATCCTCGATGCCCAGCACCCGAGAGTCCTTTTCCCACAACTCGCCAAAAGCCGTTTGTTCACGGATCACCACACCTTCTGCCCGTGCCTTCGCCACCAGTGCGGCCATCGTCTGCCCGCTCGCCGCCCAGCCCGCTTTCGGATTCAGATAACCATTCTGAAACCCCGCCTTAGCCCAAGCTGGATACTTCGCCGTAATGGCTGCTCCTTCAAGGCGTTCTAACGCATGTCCGCGCCCGGTGAGATATTTGAAACTGTCTGCTTCAAAAGAACCCGCTTCCATCCCATGCCGCGTGAGAATCAAAAAACCATCCTCATGATACAGCGGCAGATTGAACTCCTGATTCCAGCGATGCCACCCCTCGATTGACAGTTCACCCAGCCGAGTGTGCAATTCATCCGTGCCATAATCCATCCGCACGACTTTGCTGATATCAGTAGAAGCTGCGATGGGGCAGGGGGCCTTGCCCGCCTCCAGCACCGTCACGCGCCAGCCGCGTCGTCGAAGCGCCAGCGCCGCCGTGAGACCGAACTCACCTGCGCCTACGATCAGGATGTGCCTTGGCTCCAAGGACATGATGGGCGCACTGTAAAGCCAGTCATGTGTTTTGACTACGAAACTCCGCTAAAAACCTTTGAAGTGCAGGTGCATTTGTTGTTTTAGGGCTGTGCATTCTCTTTAACGATAATTTTCACCTTCCTCTATAACCTCACCTGATGCCATTCCCCTCGCTCCGTCTGTTACGGTATTTTAACAAAAAATCTGCTCTAAAATCGCTATTTTTGAACCGCTATAGTGGTCAAGAATAAAGTCATAACCTGTTTGACCATAGTGTATTACAATTTAATTGAAAACTGACCTGTCGCCATGGAAAAACTCTATTCCTCTACCCATAAACAGGTTAGAAAGATGGGTTCGACAGATGGCCCTTTTGCGTCAAATTAGGGAAAGGCAAAGTCATCTCGGGCGGATGACAGAAGACGAGCAGAGACGTATGAAAATCGTGGAACGCAAACTGGGCAGGGAAAGGGCCTTGGGGCAGGCTTTTAAGGAAGACAAGCTGATCGAGATCGACCCTCGACAGCCGTCGAAGGAGTATTTGGACACGGTGCTGCATGAGGGCTTGCACATCGTATTTCCGAAGATGACGGAGCGAGAAGTTGCGGCTGTATCCCGTAAGCTCTCGAAACTGGTATGGCGGCAAGGCTATCGTCGCATTTACCGATAAAGCTGTATCCAAGAAAGACACTGAACCGGGCGGACCTCACAAGGTCCGCCCGGTTTGTTTTTCCCGCTGAAAAACTTGAAACTCAGTTCTCCGGCAACTCCTTCTCCTCCTTGCCCATCAGATGTTGCGGCGGCTTTGGATTCGGCACTCCGCACGCATGCCCGCTCCGCGTATCCGGCAGATCCAAAAAATGATGCCCGAAGATGGTTCCGGAGAGACGATTCAAAACCAACACCAGGCAACGGTCCGGATGCCCATACCAGAACACCGCATGCACATGCATCTCGTCCCCGCTCAAGAACTCCCGCATGAGCATGAAATCTCGTCCATCCTTCAATAACTGATACGTCTCCTCACAAGCCAAGAGGTAATCTGACACTGGAATATCCGGCTGCTCCTCCTGCTTCAGGCGCTTCACCGGCGCGATCATCGTCGCCTCAAAATATTCCAGATGGATTTCCCGCAGCTTCATCGCCTGATCTCGGAGTTTCTTCACATGAAGATACCGCATGCCCTGATTACGCGCAAAGCGAAGAGCATTTCTTTTCTCTGTGTTCTCCGTGGTGATCTTTTCCTGCTGAAAACTGAACACTGAAAACTTGAAACTCTTATCTGACCGCCGCGTGCCTCAATCCCCGTGTGCTCACGCGCAATGTCTGGATGCCGAAATGATGCAGCACCGACTCATAGATCAACGCGCCCATCAACATCACATCCGCACGCTCTGGCGGCAGCCCCACGATCTTCCGTCGCTCTGCCAGTGGCAAACTCCACAAGCGCTCGCGCATCGCGGCCACATCCTTCGCCGAGATCGATAATCCCTCCATCTGTTCCCGCGAAAAATCCTCCAGTCCCAAGTGGATGCGTGCGAGAATCAGCGAGGCTCCGCCTGTGCCTACGAGCAATGTCTCCGCACTTCCCGGCTCTGGCAGCAAAGGCGCGATGGCGGGGGAGGCCGAGTTTACGAGCAAATCCTTCAACCACGTCTGGCACGCGATGAGATTTTCCACCGTCGGCGGATCATCCGGTCGAAATGTCTCCAGCATCCGCACGGTGCCGAGTTGAAAACTGTGATCATATCGCCGTTCACCTTTGATGCTCACGATGAATTCCGTGCTCCCACCACCGACATCGAGGATGAGCAAAGGATGCGATGCCAGCGACGCATCGCTCAACACTCCGTGATAAACCCAATCCGCTTCTTGCGCGCCGGAGATGACTTCCGTGCTGAGGTTCGTGTGCTCTTGGATCTGTTGGACGAGTTGTGATCCATTCTGCGCATCTCGCGTGGCACTCGTTGCGATGACACGGATGCTTGCCGCGCCCAATTCCCATGCATGCGCTGCAAAGCGCGTCACGCAATCCACCGTGCGTGCGATAGCGTCCGGATGCAGCCGGTGAGTTTCGTAAAGGCCTTGCCCCAAGCGCGTCTGTTCGCCAGCTTCGAAAGCAGGGGAGACGCTCCCATTCGCGACATCCGCCACCAGCATCTTCACTGAATTGGTGCCGATATCGATGACGGCGCGGCGTGTGACATTATCAACCATACGAGGTAAGATAGTGCGGAAACAGGGCAGTTGCCAGTTTAGGAGAGGTGACGCCGCGCCAGCACGGCCCCACCCGTGATGCCGGCATTGTCACCCAATTGGGAAGCGATGATCTCAATCCCCTCCGACGTGCCATCCAGCGCATAGTCATGCGCCGTCTCGATGATGATCGCCATCATCTGGTCTTCCATCTGCTCGATGACGCCGCCGCCGAGCACGATGGTGTCAGGATTGAAAATATTGATGAGATTCGCCACGGCGATGCCCGTATACTCCGCCGCTTCTTCGATGACTTTCTCCACGAACTTGTCGCCGCGCTTGATCGCCTTGCGCAGATCACCGCTCTTCATCTCATCGAGATTTTCATTCAACATCTCGGTGAGGACAGTCTTCTGCCCTTCCTTGATGGCCGTCTGGATACGACGGAAAATCGCACTGCGACTGGCTAATGCCTCGAAGCATCCCTTGTTCCCACAGCCACACTTAGGCCCGCCGACCTCTAACACCATATGACCCACTTCACCGGCGGTTTTGTTGAAGCCCGAGAAAAGTTTGCCATTGATGATGAGCCCACCGCCGATGCCCGTGCCGAGGAATATGCCAACCATGTTCTTTGGTTTGCCGCCCAACTCCGCCTCGTGAACACCGAGTGTGCAGATATTGCAATCGTTCTCGATGAACACTGGAACATCCAGATGCTTCTCCAGCATCTTCTTCAACGGCACATCGCGCCATTGCAGGTTCGGAGCGAAGATGACCTTGCCACTCTCAGGATCAACTGCACCGGGTGCACCGATGCCGATGCCCTTGATCTGTTTGATATCGAGATCGCCTTCATCCACCGCATCCTTCACGCAACGGGCTACACGCTCGATGACCTCTTCCGGCCCGCGCTGATGCTTCGTGGTCATCTTCGCGTGGCTGATGCATTTCAGCCCGCGATCGAAAACGCCCGCAAGAATCTTGGTGCCACCAAGATCCACACCGACGACGAGATTGTCACTTTTGCTCGCGGAATCAGCCATGATTGAGCGGAGTTAAAGATTAACGACCGGCGATGACTTTTTCGATATGCTTGCGCAGTTCGGCGGTGACGGCATCAGAAGGGCGATTGCCGTCCACGATCGTGAAACCATACGAGGCCTGCAGTTTCGTGAACTGCTGTGCCATCAGCCCCTGATATTTCAGGAAACTGTCGAACATGTCGCGCGAAAGGCCGAGGTCCATGCCGCTTTCCCAATAATCGAGCGAATGGTTCTTTGCAAAATTACGCTGCACGAGTTGTTCCGGCGAGACGTTCAGGTAAAAGACCGCGTCCGGTTCCAGCGCGATACCATACAGATTCTTCAGCCACTTCTCATCCATACCGCGCACCATGTTACGCGCCATAAGCGTGTAGATGTAGCGGTCCGCCAGCACCATGAAACCTGCCTTAAGCGCAGGCAAAATCACGTTCTCCAACTGATCGGCAAAATCCGTCGCGTAGAAGAGGCTCAAAGTGGAACGGCTGAGAATGTTACCTTGCTGCGCCTGTTCCAGCTCTTCACTCACCAGTGTGGAACGCTTCAATCCCACTTGCACCGTGGCGTGACCGCAACCTTCCAGCCATTCGACGAGGCGATTGATCTGTGTTGAACGGCCAGAACCATCCGCGCCTTCCACCACGATGAGGCTGCCCGTGAGCTGCTTGAGATCCACACGCGGGATGCCGTGGCCGTAGAAGCGCTTGGCCTTGCGGGTCGGCACCAGCACTTCGCTGGTCAGACGGGTCGTTGCTTTTTTGCGGGTAGCCATGGCTTAGAGTTTGTTGCAGGCGTAACCGCCAAGATTGATTTTGGAGGCGACGAGCTGGCGCATGATCTCCTGCTGCGGCTCGACCGTCTGGTTCGCATCGATGACCGTGAAGTTATACTGCGTGCTCATGGCCAGATACTGCTCCAGCAGGCGGCCTTGGAAGATGCGAAAACTCTCATACGGATCAGTGGAGAGCCGCATGTCCATGCCCGCTTCGAAGTATTTCAACTCCGGGCGGCCATCGAGAATGCGTTGCAGAGAAGTCTCCAAACGCGCCTTGAAAAAGAACGTCATGTCCGGCTGGGCGGCGAAGCTATACAGCCCGCGAACCCATTCCGGTGGGCAACCACGCACTGTATCGCGCGCAAAGGCGGTGAAGATGTAGCGATCGCACAGCACCAGGTAACCCGCTCGGAGCAGGGGGACGAGCTGGCGCTCGTAACGATCCGCGAAGTCCGTGGCGTGGATGAGGCTGAAGGTGGTGGGCGTGAGCAGTTCGCGCTTCTTGCCCTTGCTCGTCGCGCTCTTCACGAGCACGGAGGAGTTCCACTCGCTGAAAAACACCTTGAGGCCCTGCAATTCGAGCCAGCGCTTCAAGAGGTAGATTTGGGTGGATTTCCCCGAGCCATCGATTCCTTCCACGGCAATGAGCCGTCCAGGAAAACCTAGTTCCGCGAAAGTCTTCATCTTTCGCGGTCCAACGTACTCCGGGGGAGTCTGAAAACAATGTTTTTTAGCGATGGGACGACTATCCATGGGCTATTCTCCGGTATTGTAACCGGACAGTAACACAGGTTTGGTCGATGGTCACATGTCATCGCGCACTTGCTGTCTTGCCGCCGGGTTTCTATAACTTCGACATGCATTTTACTTGGGCCGTTGTCATAGCTTTTGTGTTGCTGTTTACTCCGGTCAGCCATGCGCAAGCCCCCAAGTCCGAGCCCGTAAAAATCATCTTCGATACGGACATGGATAGTGATTGCGATGATGTCGGGGCGCTGGCGATGTTGCATGCCTTGGCAGATAAAGGAGAAATTGAGCTTTTGGCGGTGATGACTTCTGCGGCCAATCAATGGTCCATGCCGTGTGTGGATGCGATAAACACATTCTTTGGCCGACCAGATCTTCCATTGGGGCGTTACAACGGTAAAGTGCCGGCGACAGCTTCCAAATACGCCAGACAGATCGCTGAACGTTTTCCTCATGATAAGGGCACTGGTAATGGACTGATGGATGCCGTGCTCTTGTATCACAAAATCCTGAACCAACATCCCGATCAAAGCATCGTCATCTTGAGTGTGGGTGACCTGAGCAACCTGGCGGCCTTGCTGAAATTCCAACCGGAAGGCAATCAGGCCAAGGGAGAGCAGCTGGTCAAATCCAAAGTGCGCGAGTGGGTGTGCATGGGCGGCAACTTCATCGGCAGGCCGGCGAAGGATGATCTGAAGCTGGGGAACAATAATTTCACCTTGGACAAGCCGAGTTCGCATTACGCCGTCACGCATTGGCCGGGATTGATCACGTTTGTCGGGCGCGAGATCGGTTCGGTGCCGAGCGGGTTGCAAGCGGGCAAGCGGCTCGCGGAATTGCCTAAGGACAACATCGTGCGCGCCGGATATGAATATTACTTCGATGGCGTGGTGAAGTCGCGGCATGTGGCCGACCAGACCGCAGTGCTGTATGCCGCACGGGGGCTGAGCAACTATTGGGATGTAGAGAGACGCGGCTACATGGACATACAGCCGGACAACACGTTCGTGTGGAACTACGAGAAAGATAAACACCACTACCTGCTCAAGCGCACCGTGGACGGAAAGCCGAACGACCGGGAGATCGAGAAGGTCATCGAAGACCTGATGATGTATCAGCCGAAGAAAAAGCAGTGATGATGTCACGCCGATTCTCCTTGGCGTTTAAGACAGTTCACGTTTTCCTTTCCGACATGCAACCCGTACGCTTTCTTGCGCTCGTGGCCGTCTTGGCTGTCACTGCTACTGTTATGCCCACTTTGCATGCTGCTCCTGGACAACCGATCAAGTTATGGTCTGGCAAAGTTCCGGGGGACA
This genomic window contains:
- a CDS encoding FAD-dependent oxidoreductase, which encodes MSLEPRHILIVGAGEFGLTAALALRRRGWRVTVLEAGKAPCPIAASTDISKVVRMDYGTDELHTRLGELSIEGWHRWNQEFNLPLYHEDGFLILTRHGMEAGSFEADSFKYLTGRGHALERLEGAAITAKYPAWAKAGFQNGYLNPKAGWAASGQTMAALVAKARAEGVVIREQTAFGELWEKDSRVLGIEDARGERHRGDMVLLTTGAWTPAMLPHLSNVMWTTGQPVFHFKVMDVKAYQAPHFPMWAADIARTGWYGFPALEDGMLKIANHGPGRRIHPDGLREVNADEIAMARGFLSEFLPQLAEAPLVSTRLCLYCDTFDGRFWIDRDVNRPGLVVAAGDSGHAFKFAPVMGDLIADVVEQKENPLTVAFRTREPKSQGSDGARCAGK
- a CDS encoding thymidylate kinase, with translation MKTFAELGFPGRLIAVEGIDGSGKSTQIYLLKRWLELQGLKVFFSEWNSSVLVKSATSKGKKRELLTPTTFSLIHATDFADRYERQLVPLLRAGYLVLCDRYIFTAFARDTVRGCPPEWVRGLYSFAAQPDMTFFFKARLETSLQRILDGRPELKYFEAGMDMRLSTDPYESFRIFQGRLLEQYLAMSTQYNFTVIDANQTVEPQQEIMRQLVASKINLGGYACNKL
- a CDS encoding nucleoside hydrolase; the protein is MHFTWAVVIAFVLLFTPVSHAQAPKSEPVKIIFDTDMDSDCDDVGALAMLHALADKGEIELLAVMTSAANQWSMPCVDAINTFFGRPDLPLGRYNGKVPATASKYARQIAERFPHDKGTGNGLMDAVLLYHKILNQHPDQSIVILSVGDLSNLAALLKFQPEGNQAKGEQLVKSKVREWVCMGGNFIGRPAKDDLKLGNNNFTLDKPSSHYAVTHWPGLITFVGREIGSVPSGLQAGKRLAELPKDNIVRAGYEYYFDGVVKSRHVADQTAVLYAARGLSNYWDVERRGYMDIQPDNTFVWNYEKDKHHYLLKRTVDGKPNDREIEKVIEDLMMYQPKKKQ
- a CDS encoding ROK family protein, with translation MADSASKSDNLVVGVDLGGTKILAGVFDRGLKCISHAKMTTKHQRGPEEVIERVARCVKDAVDEGDLDIKQIKGIGIGAPGAVDPESGKVIFAPNLQWRDVPLKKMLEKHLDVPVFIENDCNICTLGVHEAELGGKPKNMVGIFLGTGIGGGLIINGKLFSGFNKTAGEVGHMVLEVGGPKCGCGNKGCFEALASRSAIFRRIQTAIKEGQKTVLTEMLNENLDEMKSGDLRKAIKRGDKFVEKVIEEAAEYTGIAVANLINIFNPDTIVLGGGVIEQMEDQMMAIIIETAHDYALDGTSEGIEIIASQLGDNAGITGGAVLARRHLS
- a CDS encoding GNAT family N-acetyltransferase, with translation MLENTQPLNYRIATNTDGLAVERLVFSVLGEYGLAPEPDGVDRDLRDLEGFYLNRGGWFGVWADAQGTVFGSAGIGRVDDHTCELRKMYLHPSQRGKGQGKAILERALTEAKRLGYQRVILETATILKEAVSLYERHGFRKTEPEGHTAKRCDLVMARPL
- the tmk gene encoding dTMP kinase; this translates as MATRKKATTRLTSEVLVPTRKAKRFYGHGIPRVDLKQLTGSLIVVEGADGSGRSTQINRLVEWLEGCGHATVQVGLKRSTLVSEELEQAQQGNILSRSTLSLFYATDFADQLENVILPALKAGFMVLADRYIYTLMARNMVRGMDEKWLKNLYGIALEPDAVFYLNVSPEQLVQRNFAKNHSLDYWESGMDLGLSRDMFDSFLKYQGLMAQQFTKLQASYGFTIVDGNRPSDAVTAELRKHIEKVIAGR
- a CDS encoding Ppx/GppA phosphatase family protein — encoded protein: MVDNVTRRAVIDIGTNSVKMLVADVANGSVSPAFEAGEQTRLGQGLYETHRLHPDAIARTVDCVTRFAAHAWELGAASIRVIATSATRDAQNGSQLVQQIQEHTNLSTEVISGAQEADWVYHGVLSDASLASHPLLILDVGGGSTEFIVSIKGERRYDHSFQLGTVRMLETFRPDDPPTVENLIACQTWLKDLLVNSASPAIAPLLPEPGSAETLLVGTGGASLILARIHLGLEDFSREQMEGLSISAKDVAAMRERLWSLPLAERRKIVGLPPERADVMLMGALIYESVLHHFGIQTLRVSTRGLRHAAVR